Proteins encoded in a region of the Synechococcus sp. BIOS-U3-1 genome:
- a CDS encoding DNA gyrase/topoisomerase IV subunit A: protein MAEERVQPIALHHEMQRSYLEYAMSVIVGRALPDVRDGLKPVQRRILYAMHELGLTPDRPYRKCARVVGDVLGKYHPHGDQAVYDALVRQVQTFSSRHPLLDGHGNFGSVDDDPPAAMRYTETRLAPIAHEALLDEIGDDTVDFAANFDGSQQEPTVLPAQLPFLLLNGCAGIAVGMATSIPPHNLGEVVDGLVALVRKPDLSDEKLLALIPGPDFPTGGEVLLGSGIRDTYLRGRGSIPMLGVTHIEEVQPGKGKHKRNAVIVTELPYQLSKAGWIEKLAEQVNDGKIGGIADIRDESDREGMRIVVELRRDADTETVLKDLQRRTSLQSNFGAILLALVDGQPRQLSLRRMLQTFLEYRELTLIRRTSHALRKTEDRLEVVEGLITALASLQKVIAMIQEARDASTARASLMVQLDLSERQADAVLAMPLRRLTGLEQQSLRQEADELRAERQRLRLLLDNREQLLDALVQELRQLKKRFATPRRTRLVEGGDHLLAERAASQRPNAELQRRQALDALPPESRILIQTDGQVKVVSPQLLGRLHLNEAVGLGDEPSPARLILPINPAPRLLALTASGRIALVRWEFAGQQPGGLERFLPTALEGEKVITLLRLPAVDDKNSNSRMSLGLLTTDGRLKRLPLDEIQELSGRAATILKLKEGVSLLSAVICEEGGTVALVSDIGRILCLPVEEQCLPLMGKLAQGPMTMRMLPGENLVGAVSQPADSTCSKSINSGEVLIGTNNGGLIRLSLSELRRCKRGDLGEIAVNLNGDAKQSDHLVSVCESADLVGVVTNKGRHARIHNTTISLDSNQPTQLIFKAEETLVQLVPLLN from the coding sequence ATGGCCGAGGAGCGCGTTCAACCGATCGCCCTGCATCACGAGATGCAGCGCTCCTATCTCGAGTACGCGATGAGCGTGATCGTGGGTCGGGCTTTGCCTGATGTCCGCGACGGTCTCAAACCGGTTCAGAGACGCATCCTCTACGCGATGCACGAACTTGGGCTGACCCCTGATCGCCCCTATCGCAAATGCGCCCGCGTTGTTGGAGACGTTCTCGGTAAGTACCACCCTCACGGCGATCAGGCGGTTTACGACGCCCTTGTTCGGCAAGTCCAGACCTTTTCAAGCCGCCACCCGCTGCTGGACGGCCACGGCAACTTCGGTTCCGTGGACGATGACCCACCTGCTGCAATGCGTTACACCGAAACGCGGCTGGCACCGATCGCCCATGAGGCACTGCTGGATGAGATCGGCGACGACACAGTCGATTTCGCTGCCAACTTCGATGGATCCCAGCAGGAACCGACGGTTCTGCCAGCACAGCTGCCGTTTCTGCTTCTGAACGGCTGCGCCGGCATTGCGGTCGGCATGGCCACCAGCATCCCCCCCCACAACCTCGGTGAAGTGGTGGATGGCTTGGTGGCGCTGGTGAGAAAACCTGATCTAAGCGATGAGAAGTTACTAGCTCTGATCCCAGGGCCAGATTTCCCTACAGGCGGTGAAGTGCTGCTGGGCAGCGGAATTCGTGACACCTATCTCCGCGGTCGCGGCAGCATTCCGATGCTGGGCGTCACCCATATCGAAGAGGTACAGCCTGGAAAGGGCAAACACAAGCGCAATGCGGTGATTGTCACTGAGCTGCCTTATCAATTGAGCAAGGCTGGCTGGATCGAAAAGCTTGCTGAACAAGTCAACGACGGAAAGATCGGTGGCATTGCCGACATTCGCGATGAAAGCGACCGCGAAGGGATGCGGATTGTGGTGGAACTGAGGCGAGACGCCGATACAGAAACCGTTCTGAAGGACTTACAGCGAAGAACGTCTCTGCAGAGCAATTTCGGAGCCATCCTTCTGGCCCTGGTTGACGGTCAACCTCGGCAACTGTCGCTGCGTCGAATGTTGCAGACCTTCCTGGAGTATCGGGAGCTAACCCTGATTCGCCGGACCAGCCATGCCCTGCGCAAAACGGAAGACCGGCTCGAGGTGGTGGAAGGTCTGATCACGGCCCTGGCTTCCCTGCAGAAAGTCATCGCCATGATTCAAGAGGCGCGCGACGCATCAACAGCCCGAGCGAGCCTGATGGTGCAGCTGGATCTGAGCGAGCGGCAGGCTGATGCGGTTCTGGCCATGCCATTGCGGCGGCTCACTGGCCTAGAGCAGCAGAGCCTGCGCCAGGAAGCTGATGAACTGCGAGCTGAACGGCAAAGACTGAGGCTGTTGCTGGACAATCGCGAACAGCTGCTAGATGCCCTGGTTCAGGAACTCCGCCAACTGAAAAAACGTTTTGCCACCCCACGCCGCACTCGACTGGTGGAAGGAGGCGATCACCTGCTGGCAGAACGAGCTGCAAGCCAGCGACCCAATGCAGAACTGCAACGCCGTCAGGCGCTCGATGCTCTACCACCTGAATCGCGGATCCTGATCCAAACCGACGGTCAGGTGAAGGTGGTGAGCCCCCAGCTGCTCGGCCGATTACATCTGAATGAAGCAGTCGGTCTGGGTGACGAACCCTCTCCTGCGCGACTAATCCTGCCGATCAACCCTGCACCACGACTGCTGGCACTCACCGCCAGTGGTCGCATCGCACTGGTGCGTTGGGAGTTTGCTGGCCAGCAACCTGGCGGGTTGGAGCGCTTCCTGCCGACCGCATTAGAAGGCGAAAAGGTCATCACCCTGCTTCGACTTCCCGCTGTCGATGACAAAAACAGCAACAGCCGCATGTCTCTCGGTCTGCTGACCACGGACGGACGCCTCAAACGACTTCCATTGGATGAGATTCAGGAGCTTTCGGGTCGCGCCGCCACCATCTTGAAGCTGAAGGAAGGCGTCTCACTGCTTTCAGCAGTGATTTGCGAAGAAGGTGGAACGGTCGCTCTTGTGAGTGACATCGGTCGCATTCTTTGCCTGCCAGTTGAAGAGCAATGCCTGCCCTTGATGGGCAAATTGGCTCAGGGGCCAATGACCATGCGCATGCTGCCCGGAGAAAACCTAGTGGGAGCAGTCAGCCAACCCGCCGATAGCACCTGCTCTAAATCAATCAACAGTGGAGAAGTGCTGATCGGAACCAACAACGGTGGTCTCATTCGCCTTTCCCTCAGTGAACTACGCCGATGCAAACGTGGAGATCTTGGAGAGATCGCTGTAAACCTGAACGGCGATGCCAAGCAAAGCGATCACCTTGTCTCAGTCTGTGAAAGCGCAGATCTGGTGGGTGTGGTGACCAACAAGGGACGCCATGCCCGCATCCACAACACAACAATCAGCTTGGATAGCAATCAACCCACACAGCTCATATTCAAAGCAGAAGAAACACTGGTTCAACTTGTTCCTCTTCTGAACTGA
- a CDS encoding tetratricopeptide repeat protein: MITMLTGTIGALSAAPVRALTPYVYTPSAQELEGAGVGIGRTAAQLLRLGQPEEAASLAALAVRLQPNDERLWSVLAEAQLRSDQLKEAAESLAKAKALKPGKAGLWFAEASIALRDERPDDAISLLNEGLRLDPKNAGAYFDLGNARVMQSDLKKALKAFERATTIKPSFWEALNNQALVLFEMGDIAEAIKRWRSVLAIKRNPEPMLALAAALNQQTPGDAESIELASKALAEDPNYVLPGHQQNQLWGSKLRQATDVLLTTPSLRGTVERAEANADPKSAE, translated from the coding sequence ATGATCACGATGCTGACCGGAACCATCGGTGCTCTCAGTGCTGCACCGGTCAGGGCTCTCACTCCCTATGTGTATACACCCAGTGCCCAGGAACTGGAAGGTGCCGGCGTCGGCATCGGCCGTACAGCTGCACAGTTGCTGCGCCTGGGTCAACCTGAGGAAGCCGCAAGCCTCGCTGCACTGGCCGTCAGACTCCAGCCCAATGACGAACGACTGTGGTCCGTTCTGGCCGAAGCCCAGTTGCGCAGTGATCAGCTCAAAGAGGCCGCTGAATCATTGGCCAAGGCCAAAGCACTGAAACCGGGGAAAGCCGGACTCTGGTTTGCAGAAGCGTCCATTGCACTGCGGGACGAGCGTCCAGATGACGCCATCTCCCTGCTCAATGAGGGCCTGCGACTGGACCCTAAAAATGCCGGTGCCTACTTTGATCTCGGCAATGCCCGCGTCATGCAGTCGGACCTGAAGAAAGCTTTGAAGGCTTTTGAACGGGCCACAACGATCAAACCCAGCTTCTGGGAAGCTCTGAATAACCAGGCTCTTGTGCTGTTCGAGATGGGCGACATAGCCGAAGCCATCAAACGCTGGCGCTCGGTGCTGGCGATCAAACGCAATCCTGAACCGATGCTGGCTCTGGCCGCTGCACTCAATCAACAGACTCCGGGCGACGCTGAATCGATTGAACTGGCTAGCAAAGCGCTCGCTGAAGATCCTAATTATGTGCTTCCAGGCCATCAGCAGAATCAACTCTGGGGCTCGAAACTTCGCCAGGCGACTGACGTTCTGCTGACGACACCCAGCCTCAGAGGAACCGTCGAACGTGCTGAAGCCAATGCCGATCCCAAATCAGCTGAGTGA
- the queG gene encoding tRNA epoxyqueuosine(34) reductase QueG, protein MNVPANVAELSLALKQRAKEEGFDPVGIALLPGSQRLQLRTAALQRWLEAGHQADMKWMAAPRRLSAASLLEGAQSILAVGLNYHVAAERPPDRLAVARYAWGRDYHRVVNQRLRRVGRWLETIRPQCRWRVCVDAEPLLDKAWAEEAGLGWIGKHSNVIHARRGSWMVIGHLITTEQLQADQPAKARCGQCRACIDACPTSAITEPFVVDARRCIAFHTLENRNPELPAAIAEAMGPWVAGCDICQDVCPFNQGVIPSSDDPDVQPRSWLLDLKAEQVQTWTDQDWDERLRGSALRRIKPWMWRRNAAAARPDNPPSVD, encoded by the coding sequence TTGAATGTTCCAGCCAACGTTGCAGAGCTGAGCCTGGCCCTCAAGCAACGGGCCAAGGAAGAGGGATTCGACCCAGTTGGCATCGCCTTGTTGCCAGGCAGCCAACGATTACAACTGCGGACTGCTGCATTGCAGCGCTGGTTGGAGGCGGGCCACCAAGCAGACATGAAATGGATGGCGGCACCACGTCGCCTTTCAGCAGCAAGCCTGCTGGAAGGAGCTCAAAGCATCCTGGCGGTGGGCTTGAATTATCACGTCGCTGCAGAGCGGCCTCCAGACCGTCTGGCGGTCGCCCGCTACGCCTGGGGAAGGGATTACCACAGGGTCGTGAATCAGCGCCTTCGACGGGTCGGCCGCTGGCTGGAAACAATCCGACCTCAGTGTCGCTGGCGCGTCTGCGTGGATGCTGAACCACTTCTCGACAAAGCCTGGGCGGAAGAGGCAGGGCTTGGCTGGATCGGCAAACACAGCAACGTGATCCACGCCAGAAGGGGCTCATGGATGGTGATCGGTCATCTCATCACCACGGAACAACTCCAGGCCGATCAACCAGCCAAAGCACGATGCGGGCAATGCCGCGCCTGTATCGACGCCTGCCCAACCAGTGCGATCACGGAACCTTTTGTAGTGGATGCGCGGCGCTGCATCGCTTTTCACACCCTGGAAAACCGCAATCCGGAACTGCCCGCAGCCATCGCCGAAGCCATGGGCCCCTGGGTCGCCGGATGTGACATCTGCCAGGACGTCTGCCCTTTCAACCAGGGCGTGATTCCATCCAGCGATGATCCTGATGTGCAACCAAGATCCTGGCTATTGGACCTCAAGGCCGAGCAGGTCCAGACCTGGACGGATCAGGATTGGGATGAGCGGCTGCGGGGATCAGCTCTACGCCGCATCAAACCATGGATGTGGAGACGCAATGCCGCTGCAGCGAGACCTGATAACCCCCCTAGTGTGGACTGA
- a CDS encoding HpsJ family protein, with the protein MSAPSQDSSLRAAPLLRWLGITLVLLLALQIGVVLSAADWSNGVFQQLLIERLVSQAPMGFVGLLLMLIGSRLDHPQQLRTPIRWVVCIVSAVLAVLMIAVIIPGISGNQSLMGEADQALEQSRNQLAMAERESAKPGTAKVFGEQLAQAGRLPADATEEDKIQAAQEYFENQLTQMREQIQQAERQRELTINQRFFGGTISAAVLAVALVLLALGAVL; encoded by the coding sequence GTGTCAGCTCCCTCCCAAGACTCTTCTTTGCGTGCCGCGCCCTTATTGCGCTGGTTGGGAATCACGTTGGTGCTTCTGCTCGCTTTGCAGATCGGAGTGGTGCTCAGTGCTGCGGATTGGAGCAATGGGGTATTTCAGCAACTCTTGATCGAACGCCTCGTAAGCCAGGCGCCGATGGGTTTCGTCGGTTTGCTGTTGATGCTGATTGGGTCTCGCCTGGATCACCCGCAGCAGCTCCGTACACCGATCCGCTGGGTCGTCTGCATTGTTTCCGCAGTTCTGGCTGTGCTCATGATTGCGGTGATTATCCCCGGAATTTCAGGGAATCAATCCTTGATGGGGGAGGCCGATCAGGCCCTTGAGCAAAGCCGCAATCAGCTGGCGATGGCCGAAAGGGAATCGGCTAAACCGGGAACTGCAAAAGTTTTCGGAGAGCAATTAGCTCAGGCTGGTCGGCTTCCTGCTGATGCCACCGAAGAGGACAAGATCCAGGCAGCTCAGGAGTATTTCGAGAACCAGTTGACCCAGATGCGCGAGCAGATCCAGCAGGCTGAACGCCAACGTGAACTGACGATCAATCAGCGTTTCTTCGGTGGCACCATCAGTGCTGCCGTCCTGGCTGTGGCACTGGTTTTGCTCGCTCTCGGCGCTGTCCTCTAG
- a CDS encoding DUF502 domain-containing protein: protein MVQSNSRPDLSLSARLQNDLKNDLIAGLLVVIPLATTIWLSTVVSKFVLAFVTSIPKQFNPFINLNPLLQDLINLALGLTVPLMGILLIGLMARNIVGRWLLEFGEGTLQRIPLAGSVYKTLKQLLETFLRDNSRRFRRVVLVEYPREGLYSVGFVTGQVGPSLQSDLGQNLLSVFIPTAPNPTTGWYTLVPEGSVKELDISVEDAFRTIISAGIVNPDEREAPVNRSFSSLIAQLRASVAPSSS, encoded by the coding sequence TTGGTTCAGTCCAATTCAAGACCTGACCTGTCGCTTAGCGCCAGGCTTCAGAATGATCTCAAGAACGATCTAATTGCGGGTCTTCTGGTGGTCATTCCGCTTGCCACCACCATCTGGCTTTCCACGGTTGTCAGCAAATTTGTGCTGGCGTTCGTTACATCGATTCCGAAACAGTTCAATCCATTCATCAACCTCAATCCCCTGCTTCAGGATTTGATCAATCTGGCGCTCGGGCTGACGGTTCCCTTAATGGGAATTCTCTTGATCGGTTTGATGGCGCGAAACATCGTTGGTCGATGGCTGTTGGAATTCGGTGAGGGAACTCTGCAGCGCATTCCTCTAGCCGGTTCTGTTTACAAAACGCTCAAACAGCTGCTGGAAACGTTTCTTCGCGATAACTCCCGCCGTTTTCGACGCGTTGTGCTGGTGGAGTACCCGCGCGAGGGTCTTTACAGCGTCGGTTTTGTGACCGGCCAAGTTGGGCCGTCTCTTCAGTCAGATCTCGGTCAGAACCTTTTGAGTGTGTTTATCCCTACGGCACCCAACCCCACCACAGGTTGGTACACCCTTGTTCCAGAGGGCTCCGTTAAAGAACTCGATATTTCTGTTGAGGATGCGTTCCGAACCATCATCTCCGCCGGCATTGTGAATCCGGACGAACGCGAAGCTCCGGTAAATCGCAGTTTTTCCAGTCTGATCGCTCAGCTCAGAGCATCTGTGGCACCCTCATCGTCATGA
- the nusB gene encoding transcription antitermination factor NusB, whose translation MQTRTLSRELALFVLGQCAERERSSAAQDNLETLLQKALDSLMQHWREVLDHCAGDLDKAQQSLLDSELQDGNASTDMASVRTHLRDTLTGAEQVLNGLSASLELPRLLALADQEQVRQEAMRRIQLVLKSRQDIDAQLDGVMEGWRLSRLPRIDRDILRLAVVDLRSMNTPASVACSEAVELANRYSDEQGRRMINGVLRRLQNATS comes from the coding sequence ATGCAAACCCGAACTCTCTCCCGTGAGCTTGCACTGTTTGTGCTCGGTCAGTGCGCTGAACGAGAGCGTTCCTCAGCGGCCCAGGACAATCTTGAGACACTGCTTCAGAAAGCGCTCGATAGCCTGATGCAGCACTGGCGCGAGGTCCTTGACCATTGCGCTGGTGATCTGGACAAGGCTCAGCAGTCTCTGCTCGATAGCGAGTTGCAGGACGGTAATGCCTCCACCGATATGGCCTCTGTTCGGACCCATCTGCGGGACACGCTCACTGGGGCTGAACAGGTGCTCAATGGTCTCTCGGCCAGTCTCGAATTGCCTCGTCTTCTGGCGCTTGCTGATCAGGAACAGGTTCGTCAGGAAGCCATGCGTCGAATCCAGTTGGTTCTGAAGTCTCGTCAGGACATCGACGCTCAACTGGATGGCGTTATGGAAGGTTGGAGACTCAGCCGGCTGCCTCGCATTGATCGCGACATCCTGCGCTTGGCAGTGGTCGATCTGCGTTCCATGAACACCCCAGCTTCCGTGGCCTGCAGTGAAGCTGTTGAGTTGGCTAACCGCTACAGCGATGAACAGGGTCGTCGCATGATCAATGGAGTTCTGCGGCGTCTTCAGAACGCCACCTCTTAG
- the ftsY gene encoding signal recognition particle-docking protein FtsY — translation MVYDWFNRSPESPQPSEPSPKPEQAVDPAIAPDSSGEIASIEESVQESSEQSAEASAEDDPLEWARQAYARLKAQKELDKTTQSAAPESSISAEPVAVASEPPAPESAVPAPQPDSQQTSASQQPSASQQPSASQQPSASQQPSASQQPSAPGLSLLEQAAAQRQERQQQLEQVSPPVAAESVTATPVRPQETADQSDEPSLGEFDETFTWSAEVLAAQGLRADQITLEEIDWLGRLRQGLEKTRQGFVTGLLENLGDDPLTPEVLDDLESLLLRADAGVQATDQVLDALRTRMNEQVVDPTEGIRFLKEQLRDLLDKPTRDSGVKLLAPQRDQLNVWLMVGVNGVGKTTTLGKLANLAVRSGYSALIAAADTFRAAAVQQVQVWGDRSDVAVISNPSSNADPAAVVFDAIGAARAKGTDLVLVDTAGRLQTKHNLMEELEKIRRVVDRLAPEAHVESLLVLDASQGQNGLKQAMAFAKTVGLTGVVITKLDGTARGGVALAVASEAGLPIRFIGAGEGIRDLRPFNSFEFVEALLAGR, via the coding sequence ATGGTTTACGACTGGTTCAATCGAAGCCCGGAGTCTCCCCAGCCTTCCGAGCCGTCACCGAAGCCTGAGCAGGCTGTTGATCCTGCAATCGCCCCGGACAGCTCCGGGGAGATCGCATCGATCGAAGAATCCGTGCAGGAGTCATCGGAGCAGTCCGCCGAGGCTTCCGCTGAGGATGACCCGCTCGAGTGGGCACGGCAGGCCTATGCGCGACTGAAAGCGCAAAAGGAGCTTGACAAGACCACGCAGTCAGCAGCGCCGGAATCGTCGATTAGTGCTGAGCCGGTTGCAGTGGCTTCCGAGCCACCTGCGCCCGAATCTGCGGTTCCAGCTCCGCAACCCGACTCACAACAGACCTCTGCATCCCAACAGCCTTCTGCATCCCAACAGCCTTCTGCATCTCAACAGCCTTCTGCATCTCAACAGCCTTCTGCATCTCAACAGCCTTCTGCACCTGGACTGTCCCTGCTGGAGCAGGCTGCGGCGCAGCGCCAGGAACGACAGCAGCAGCTGGAGCAGGTTTCACCCCCTGTTGCTGCTGAGTCAGTAACGGCGACGCCAGTCCGGCCTCAGGAGACGGCTGATCAGTCTGACGAGCCAAGTCTTGGCGAGTTCGATGAAACCTTCACCTGGTCAGCAGAGGTCCTTGCCGCCCAGGGTCTTCGGGCTGATCAGATCACCCTTGAAGAGATCGATTGGCTCGGCCGTCTGCGTCAGGGGCTTGAAAAGACCCGTCAAGGCTTTGTCACAGGTCTGCTGGAAAACCTCGGCGATGACCCACTGACCCCGGAGGTGCTTGACGACCTCGAGTCGCTGCTTCTGAGGGCAGATGCAGGAGTTCAGGCCACAGACCAAGTGCTCGATGCTTTGCGAACGCGCATGAATGAACAGGTTGTGGATCCCACCGAGGGCATCCGCTTCCTCAAGGAACAGTTGCGTGATCTGCTCGACAAGCCCACGCGTGACAGCGGTGTGAAGTTGCTTGCTCCTCAGCGTGATCAGCTCAATGTCTGGCTGATGGTCGGTGTGAACGGCGTCGGCAAGACCACAACCCTTGGCAAACTCGCGAATCTCGCGGTTCGAAGTGGTTATTCGGCGCTGATCGCCGCAGCCGACACCTTCAGGGCCGCGGCCGTTCAGCAGGTGCAGGTCTGGGGAGACCGCAGTGATGTGGCGGTGATTTCGAACCCTTCATCGAATGCTGACCCAGCGGCAGTGGTCTTCGATGCCATCGGAGCAGCCCGAGCCAAGGGCACTGATCTTGTGTTGGTTGACACGGCCGGTCGCCTTCAGACGAAGCACAACTTGATGGAGGAATTGGAGAAGATTCGTCGCGTCGTGGATCGTCTGGCTCCTGAAGCTCATGTGGAATCCCTGCTCGTTCTCGATGCCAGTCAGGGTCAGAATGGCCTCAAGCAGGCGATGGCCTTTGCCAAAACTGTTGGACTCACCGGTGTGGTGATCACCAAGCTCGATGGAACGGCCCGAGGTGGAGTGGCTCTGGCTGTGGCCTCCGAGGCCGGGCTGCCGATCCGCTTTATCGGTGCCGGTGAGGGAATCCGGGATCTGCGGCCGTTCAACAGTTTCGAGTTTGTTGAAGCACTGCTGGCTGGTCGCTGA